In the Carettochelys insculpta isolate YL-2023 chromosome 6, ASM3395843v1, whole genome shotgun sequence genome, TCTGAAATTTGCCATCTGCCAATGTTGGTGCTTGGACTGAGACTAACTtcagtacaaaaaaaaagttaaattaacAAGACTGTTTTGGAGAAAGCATGTGTATATGGGAGAAGAAGGAAGAAAGATGGGGGAAGAGAGTCACTGCTTGCTACTCTGAAAGCTTTCCCCTTCATCCAAAGCTACAAGTGAACCTGTCttgcctggcacccttaggacctgaatTTTGCTGAGctagagaatttgcaggaccacagatgatcaatattgtctagcaggctTACCCatgctttcactgcttactgggctcttagcagacatttaggcataaactgtaggtaaataacagcacagaacactgagagccaggactggtggctgtaaacaaactttatgggactgtaggaaacttggccacacccaagataggTGGACAACCAGTTTATCTAAAATTATTGCAGACaacaaatgttgctggaccagagagtgccagactagaaaggttcagcctccATCTAAATTCCAGTATTCGGAGAATAGGACTAATTATATCACACTTCTTGCCAAAGTCATTTGTTTTCCCTTTCATTTCAGGGCCCAATTAAAACTCACCTCCCCATTTCATCTTCTGGCTCCAACACAGAGCAAGAAGCGTCTTTTATGTAGAGGCTTTTCCTTTGATGTATGACACAAGTATCTTAATTTAGCATCAGCCTTGGGAGGTAGGGAAGTTTctattctctccctctcttttgttAAGAAGGAACAGAAGCAtggagagattaagtgatttgcccaaggtttcAGTCTGTGGAAAAGCTGGAAACAGAACCATGACCTCCTATCTTTCAATCCAGATCCCTAAACATAAGATTATTGTCTCTGTTACAGAACTGTCTAGTCTTCTCTCTCTTTACAAAATCTTGACACTGATAGTGCAAGGAACTTCTTGTCAGAAGCTCCAAGGAATCAAGAAATATTTTTCTATAGCTTTATTAGAtccatctttttttatttcagctctcTGAAATCATCTTTTCCATCCTGCCCTTTTCCTCCGAGCACTTAACTTGAAGTCAAAAGAGACTAGTGGCAGGTTTAATGTTAAACAAGTGCACAGGTTTTTGCACTACCGGGGACTTCATTTTTATTGTCCACACTATTTCTGAACTATCATGAAATCCTGCAAAACACGTTTTGTGAGAGACACAGTTTATCATACAGCATATGTGCTAAATATGCAATCTGTGCATTTGCCTGCCATATGCTCAATATCTTAAGTACAGAAAATTAATTCTATTTCTATTGCATCTTTTTAACACTGCCCAAGATTTTGAGGGTTACATTTTATTATAACTACTGTATGGTATCTTAATATAGGTATACCATTGCATAGCTTATGGATGCATTATGAATACAAAAGGTTTTACTGTATCATTTAAATTCATTTGCTAAATGTGTTTGGAAAATATAGTTGATTCACTGCTCAAAGGGACGCAGGCAGTACATGTGGTGATCCAGGCTGAGTTGCAAACAGTATTGTCAATTCTCACAACAACTTTATTTCAAGTCTACCAACATTTGGATTTTTTAAGATCTAGGCTTAAGACTGGAATTATAATGTCAGAGATTATTAAAAATGTTTCCTAGCTGGCATGGTTGCAGAgaagagcttggaaacaaagctTCTACAGTTGAAAAACTCAGAAACCAGATACGAAGGCAAAAAGTATTTTCAATAATTTTTCTCATGATTTTCACTGCATCATTATGATTATCTGGGGGATGACACATAATATCCCAGTGCTTAGGGGCAGCAATACAGTCCAACTTATATGACCATTCCACTTTTCCTCATACctttttcaaattcctttttatcTGACATTTACTGTGCTTGGTCTCTGACCAAGAGTGATGTTTGCATCGGACAGTTAATGAAATAACATCTTACATTGTTGGTTATTCTACAAACATAGCTATATATAATCATTTTATAGAATTAAAGTGTATTCAGCTCATTGACAAATGAAGAAAAGTTTATTGTACCAATGATGCAAACCAAGAGTATCAAAACAACTTTGCTGGGAATGTATAATGTAATGCTGTGATTCTTGTGTGCATATTTGCTACTTAGCAGTACAGGTATTAGTAAAAAAAACAGTGAGAAAATTAGTGCTTTGCTCTCCTGAGGCTCACAGGGCAGGTGCAATTGGCAGAGCAGTCAGGGGGAGGGGGCCCCTTCATTTGCGGGGTAGAGTTAGGAGTGAGGGAAGGTCTTCTCCTGTCTCTCTCTAGGACAGCAGTGAGAGAGACGCACACCTGTAAAGGCAGAAGCCAAGGAACGTCTCCGTCTACGCCTGCAACTCACAGATGTAAGAGCTGGCGCTTTCCTAGGCCCCAAGCTGGCTGCATTGGGATGCAAATAAGGCGGAGCACGTGCTCCTCACTGGGGGGAGGGATTGTTTATGGAACCTCCACCGGGAGCCACGCGCCGGGCGTACGAAGCTGCCAAGCGAATTCCCCATTGGGTGGGAGGAGGCTCGGGagcagtgagggggcagggggggttgtgtgtgtggcgCGCGGTGCGTCGCGTGCTGCTCCCGGGGGCTCGcgagcggcggcagcagcagcgcgTGTTGATAAGGGGCAGCGCTGGGAGGAACCTGCTGCAGAGGCGCATTGACAGCGCGCGAGGGAGCACGGCTggaaaggagggagggggtgggctaCGGAAGCAGTCGCGGCCGGCGTAGGGGCTGAGGGGGGCCCGGCTGCACGCGCTGGGCACGCTCCCGCTGTTTGCAGTTAAAGGGGAGGGACAAATATCTGGCAGGGGTTTATTTCCCCCCCGAAAAAAGCTGTTTTTGCAAGTTTTTTTCCCTTGCAAACTTCTCCCCACTCGCAGCCCCGCCTCGGTCCCCTGCCCCCCGGAGGCTGAGGCAGGGTAGATGCCCCAAGATGAACGGCGGGCCAATGGCAGCTGCCATGCAACCGCCACCCCGGCCTTGCACAAGCTTCCCCTTGCACGGATGCGCCGCCGGCTCCTTGGCGATGAAGTTCCAGCCGatgccaggggcagcagcctcctcctCGGGGCAGCAGCCGCCGGGGGCCGCTAAGGGCCCGGCCCAGAACCCCAGCGGCCCCTCGGTGGCGCGCTGCCGAGGCGCCAAGCGGCGCTCGGGCTCGCCCGAGCTGCTGCGCTGCAAGAGGCGCCTGGCTTTCCCGGGGCTGGCCGGACAGCCCCCGCCGGCGGGGGGAGCCGCGGCCGTGGCCCGGCGCAACGAGCGCGAGAGGAACCGGGTGAAGCTGGTGAACCTGGGCTTCCAGACCCTGCGCCAGCACGTGCCCAACGGCGCCGCCAGCAAGAAGATGAGCAAGGTGGAGACGCTGCGCTCGGCCGTGGAGTACATccgagccctgcagcagctgctggacgaGCACGATGCGGTCAGCGCCGCCTTCCACGACGGCCTCCTGGCCCCAGCGCGGGCCGCCCCCGGCGGCTGCTCCTACTCCTCCGCTTCGCCCTCGttcgcctcctcctcctcctccggcggccgggaGAGCAGCTCCGTGCCGGGCTCCCCGCACTCGGCTTATTCCTCGGACGAGAGCGGCTACGAGGTGGTGCTGAGCCCGGAAGCGCGCGAGCTGCTGGACTTCACCAGCTGGATCGGGAGCTACTGACCGCCGCGTGCCCAACCCGCAGGTAAAGCGGCCGGCGCGCGACCTGCCCTTGcagcctcccctccacccctccccgtgCATTGCAATAGGTGCAGCGGCGCTGCAAGGACCTAGCGGCCGTCCTGCCCCCCTGCCCGGGACGGTTGCGAGAGGCGGTGGCACGGGCCCCGGCGGTGAGTTTAGCTGTGGGGTTGCATGGAGACAAATAACCACCAAATGAAAGATCTTGGCCTTTACCACACAGTCCGGGCAAACCTCAGAGTCGGGCTCAAGCACATGCTGCCCTCGAGGTCGGTTGCATaaaccgcccccgccccccagcttctAGGTGGGCGCGAAGGCAAATAACTGCAACAGGCATAAGACAGCGGGTTCCGAAgtatgggtgtgtgggggggtgtgaagTAAGGAATCAAACCCTTCGGATCTGGGGGGCAAAACTCCAAAATAAACGAGGAAACTGTGTGGCAGTCACTCCCTGAAGGAAGGGTGGAGTAGCCGGGCTACCTGGGCAGGTCGGGCAAGTTCTGTGCTTGATAAAGACAGTAAATCACTGGCCTATGCCTCGGTGCACAAGATTTAAACTGCACCCTTGTTGCTTGGAAATGAGTCCAGGGAGGGAGGAAGCTGTGTATCTCTCCTCCGAGTTGGGCAGGGTCTTGTTAATCACATGCTGCAGTGCTAACggcctctctctttttctttgtaGGGGCCTTGAAAGCAGAGATGTGCAGGACCTCAGTACCTCGTTGGCCTTGATGCCTAGTATGATGCAGAAGAGTAAAATGAACTCTTACCACATGTTTTTTGCGTTCCAGGGGCCCTATTGCCAAGGTCTTGAAGGGGCTGGGCTTTGGAACCTACCTGCCAGGTTTCTTACTTGGAACAAAAGACTGTGGCTCttgattttgttttgaaagtgcaaTTATGTAAATAGGTTATAGGGACCAATATCTTTAACTGCTGTTGTACAGGAGTATATGGTGCCCTCCAAGGCTTTAATTGCCAGTGAAATGGTTTGGTATACTCATGTTTCAAGTGATAGGTTGAAATCTGCCAGGCTTCCAACTTTTAACACAGTGTACTTTTTTATTTGGGAGGGGGTGAAAAATTAACACTTGATGCTTCCTTTTCTGAAGGGGGAGGGAATTTTTGTAATGTCAAAGATTCTATTTTTTATGTAACTTGAACTGTCTGTGGAAACACTATCAATATGAAGACTTATTTTTGTACAAGAAACTTTAGAAAAGGGGACAGAGAGGAGGAATTGTTTTAGTAAATCCAATCCTCTTGTTCCTTAACACTGCCAGTTAGAATATTTTGAGAATTTACAGTTTAGATAATATTTTTCCAACACTTTACTAAGGACtgtaaaaatatgttttgtctTAAATGTGGTGTCCAAGTCTTGTCAGGTGTGAAGGTTCGCTTATCTGAAAACTGAAGTTTAATGTTTTGAAGGCATTTTATATGCACTTGCAAGGGTTTGTTAAGTTGTATATATGCagtttttaaagaatattttatgTAAATTGACTTTATAAATAAAATCTATTTATAAATGGCTTCTGGAGATTCAGGATGGACATTTCAACATGGTCTACTTACAAACATATCTCATTTTGCAGAAGGGAGGACTAGACATGGGAAGAACAGTTAATCACAAAAATGCTTGTACAATAGAAAATCATTAGATATGGGGCCATATTGTGCATGCAGAAGGGGAATGAGGGTAAAACAAGGAAACAGCTTCTCTGCTATTTTGTCAGCATTAGTCAGACACATTCACAGTTCTTATGCCCACCTGCATGCAAGAATGTTGCATGTGACTAGTCTTGCTCTGAGAACTAGTCACCTAAAAatgcatgggaagaaggggagatTATGAAGGGGTCAGCATACTCCATCCTCTTAAGGAGTGATGTAATGGGAGTTCTCCCTAGGAGGTCTTCTGTCTCACCAAGATGTTGTGGTGCAGCAATCCCTAGCCTTCATTGTGGTGTTTGGCCTAAAGACACAACACAGCTCTAAGTAACTAATGGAGACAATGGTTGTCCAAGGTCTTGCTTTGTCTTGGCTTTGCAACTGAGGTTAGATTTGCATATCCTTCCTCAGGCTGATTAGTACCTTTTCAAATCCGTGTGACTGTTCCAGGTGTGTGGGAGTATTCAAATCTGGACTAATGTTAACTGAAGTTATACAAAAAGATGAATATATTATTTAGTTAATATTCCTAGTCAGAGTTAAAGAGACACCATTATTAAAGACTTAGATGAGTAAGTATTGCTAATTCTTAATATCTCATTTACAAGTTTTCTTCCTTCGGGGTTTATACTGAAGGGATATTCCAGGGGAAATATTCTTCAGCTATTGGGAAAGATTACCATGAATCAGCAATAACAAAGTAAGAAGCAGAGAACGTGAATGAGAAACCAATGACCCTTAGTTTCCAGCTATACTGGTAGCTCATTTAATTCAGTGATCTGCAGCAAAATGGATATGCTGAGTGAACACAGAACAAAGTACAGACCTTTAAACTAACTTTCCAAAAATCATATGTAAAGACTCCCCCTTACTTCACTGGAATAAGCAGCGCAAACATCTTGACTgtatttacactacaaaaataacttggaagttgcttacttcgaagtaagcaacttcaaagtgagcgtctacacacacgctactttgaagttaacttcaaagtaagggaaaaatgtgtgtagactctctgctggctactttgctgtagtgcctaactttaaagttagttcctagtgtagactcacccctTGTGAGTCAAGGAAAAGACAATGGGAGAATCTAACTCAACCTCTACCctattttatttcaaagttgtaACTAGGATGCTTTGTATCATATAGCACATCAACAGAGGGTGTTCATCCTCAGTTCCAGTAGATGaaagcccagtgtgaggttaatgGAGAAGGCcagagcaccctcagctcctTTTGAAGACAAGAGCTTAGAGTACTTTAACATCTTTTATGAACAAAACTGGCGCTactgtaaaattttcaaaagcactttagTGTCTTGGGAGACTGTGCTCCATGCAAACATAATGGGACTTGCATCCTGAAAGCAGTTTTGAATTTTTTCCCTTGGGACTTGTCAGCACCACAGAGAACACCAATAGGAGATCTGAAAGTAAAAGCTCTACCTGGCATTCTTAATCCTGTAAGTAGGTCCAGGGGTTGTGAGCCAGGGATGCCTGCAAACAGCCCAAAACAATAGGTCTGAGACAGGTTTTGAGGGATCACAGACACCGTGCTCTCCTCATGTTACTTAAATGGAAGGTGAGGCGAAGCTAGATCCTTGGCAGGAGTCCCATcatggaaaaggttgagaacaaTCGGTCTAGACAACTACAGTACTGTTTAAAGATGAAAAATAATACACAGCCATGAAAGTGTTTGATACCATATTTGAATCATTAATGTAGTATTAAGTCATGTATTTACTTCTAGAAGGGGGCAGGCAAGATACCACGGGCCGGATGTGGCCTGCCTAATACTTGAATATGatctgcaggctgcatgtggaCTATATACCAGTTATATCCAGCTGCCAGGGTAGTATGTGGAGGCCAGGAGCGCCacaggctttttaaatagccacaagaatcccaggcagcagccaggcagtgcgTAGGCAGGATCTGGGAGCCCTTTAAATAACAGCAATTAAACGAGCTGGCAGCTTGCAGCCCTGTAAT is a window encoding:
- the ASCL2 gene encoding achaete-scute homolog 2, with the translated sequence MNGGPMAAAMQPPPRPCTSFPLHGCAAGSLAMKFQPMPGAAASSSGQQPPGAAKGPAQNPSGPSVARCRGAKRRSGSPELLRCKRRLAFPGLAGQPPPAGGAAAVARRNERERNRVKLVNLGFQTLRQHVPNGAASKKMSKVETLRSAVEYIRALQQLLDEHDAVSAAFHDGLLAPARAAPGGCSYSSASPSFASSSSSGGRESSSVPGSPHSAYSSDESGYEVVLSPEARELLDFTSWIGSY